A stretch of the Streptomyces sp. NBC_01428 genome encodes the following:
- a CDS encoding PP2C family protein-serine/threonine phosphatase produces the protein MLDIPSRVRVHVETLLAAQNYMGVCDANEQYAPVGKPDVMNAPHLPKVAGIDSTVPSPAHTVAPAPAPPGAASVAPPTGPGAVLQDRLAGWVSDLTTLHELTERLARTSTLDEALQELLRAGAALVGARRGLVVMEPGDGLGPDTTIGLGLARADLGHIETVPRSSMSYGKILDGLPGGEGEIAQPDLLSEDGLDPRHREVAARLGYAASYALPLTTEAAGRLGAAVWLYDEPAEPVERQRHLIGLYARYATEHLARLLELERTRACMATISAELLPPRLPRVSGVQLAARHRTGPRGGGDWYDALPLPDAALGLAVGSVTGSGPSAVAAMGRLRASLRAYAVMEGEDPVAVLSDLELLLRLTEPARSATALFAYCEPALRKLTLAGAGHSPPLVIGPRRTEFVETSLSAPLGMLACWEAPSVEMTAERGETVLIYTDGLLHRTGDPMDRAFARLHAAAAGVPKAVRDDPGAIADHVLRTVLPDGLDEADSDEDVVLLAARFE, from the coding sequence ATGCTGGACATCCCCTCACGAGTGCGTGTACATGTGGAGACACTGCTAGCGGCGCAGAACTACATGGGGGTTTGCGATGCTAACGAGCAATACGCACCGGTCGGAAAGCCGGACGTCATGAACGCCCCTCACCTTCCGAAAGTGGCTGGAATCGATTCAACGGTTCCCTCGCCCGCACACACTGTCGCGCCCGCGCCTGCTCCCCCGGGTGCCGCCTCGGTCGCGCCGCCCACCGGTCCCGGAGCCGTTCTCCAAGATCGACTCGCGGGCTGGGTCTCGGATCTCACCACCCTCCACGAACTCACCGAGCGTCTGGCGCGCACGTCGACCCTGGACGAGGCGCTCCAGGAACTGCTGCGCGCCGGAGCGGCCCTCGTGGGCGCCCGGCGCGGCCTCGTCGTCATGGAGCCGGGCGACGGACTGGGCCCCGACACCACGATCGGCCTGGGCCTCGCCCGCGCGGACCTCGGCCACATCGAGACGGTCCCGCGCAGCTCCATGTCGTACGGGAAGATCCTGGACGGCCTGCCGGGCGGCGAGGGCGAGATCGCCCAGCCCGACCTCCTCTCGGAGGACGGGCTCGACCCCCGCCACCGCGAGGTGGCCGCGCGCCTCGGCTACGCCGCGAGCTACGCCCTGCCCCTGACCACCGAGGCCGCGGGCCGGCTGGGCGCCGCCGTCTGGCTCTACGACGAGCCTGCGGAACCGGTCGAGCGGCAGCGCCACCTCATCGGCCTGTACGCCCGGTACGCCACCGAGCACCTGGCGCGGCTCCTGGAGCTGGAGCGCACGCGCGCGTGCATGGCGACGATCTCCGCGGAGCTGCTTCCCCCACGGCTGCCGCGGGTCTCCGGCGTCCAGCTCGCCGCCCGGCACCGCACCGGACCGCGGGGCGGCGGCGACTGGTACGACGCGCTGCCGCTGCCCGACGCCGCGCTCGGCCTCGCCGTCGGCTCGGTCACCGGCTCGGGACCCAGCGCGGTCGCCGCCATGGGCCGCCTGAGAGCCTCCCTGCGGGCCTACGCGGTGATGGAGGGCGAGGATCCCGTCGCGGTCCTCTCCGACCTCGAACTGCTGCTCCGGCTCACCGAACCGGCCCGCTCGGCGACCGCCCTGTTCGCCTACTGCGAGCCCGCCCTGCGCAAGCTCACGCTCGCCGGGGCCGGCCACAGCCCGCCCCTGGTCATCGGCCCGCGCCGCACCGAGTTCGTCGAGACCTCCCTGTCGGCGCCGCTCGGGATGCTCGCCTGCTGGGAGGCCCCGAGCGTCGAGATGACCGCCGAACGCGGCGAGACCGTGCTCATCTACACCGACGGACTGCTGCACCGCACGGGGGACCCGATGGACCGCGCCTTCGCGCGCCTGCACGCGGCGGCGGCCGGGGTCCCGAAAGCCGTGCGGGACGACCCCGGGGCGATCGCCGACCACGTCCTGCGCACGGTCCTGCCGGACGGTCTCGACGAGGCGGACAGCGACGAGGACGTCGTCCTCCTGGCGGCCCGCTTCGAGTGA
- a CDS encoding bifunctional DNA primase/polymerase codes for MREILGRRRRLLSRRDKGRPEMLSAALTFATSWQWPVLPGVAADPQGRARCGCPDPECTVPGAHPFDPGLLAATTDERMVRWWWGNRPSAPIVLATGGSAPCAVSLPALAAARALDVLDRAGMRLGPVVASPTRWAILVAPYSMEQLGELLYAKDFVPGSLRFHGDGGYIALPPSETGQGQIRWERAPLPGSAAPWVPGVEAVVDAVVEALTRTGVSAPEL; via the coding sequence ATGCGCGAGATCCTCGGAAGGCGACGCAGGCTCCTGTCCAGGCGAGACAAGGGGAGGCCTGAGATGCTCAGCGCGGCCCTGACCTTCGCGACCTCATGGCAGTGGCCCGTTCTCCCGGGTGTGGCGGCCGACCCGCAGGGGCGTGCCCGCTGCGGATGCCCCGACCCGGAGTGCACGGTGCCCGGTGCCCATCCCTTCGACCCAGGCCTCCTCGCGGCCACCACGGACGAGCGCATGGTGCGCTGGTGGTGGGGCAACCGGCCCTCGGCGCCCATCGTGCTGGCCACCGGGGGAAGCGCCCCGTGCGCGGTGAGCCTGCCGGCTCTCGCGGCGGCCCGCGCTCTCGACGTCCTCGACCGCGCGGGCATGCGCCTCGGCCCGGTCGTCGCGTCGCCCACCCGCTGGGCGATCCTCGTCGCCCCGTACTCGATGGAGCAGCTCGGCGAGCTGCTCTACGCCAAGGACTTCGTCCCCGGCTCCCTGCGGTTCCACGGCGACGGCGGATACATCGCACTGCCGCCGTCCGAGACCGGCCAGGGCCAGATCCGCTGGGAGCGCGCTCCGCTGCCCGGCTCGGCCGCACCCTGGGTACCAGGTGTGGAGGCCGTGGTGGACGCCGTCGTCGAAGCACTCACTCGTACGGGTGTGAGCGCACCCGAGTTGTAG